GTCAGGTATTTCATTCGCTTAAAGCCAGAAATCATCCTTGTGTGGTTATTTTATTCATGAATAGTTTCTATCTTATTGTTTCTATAAATGTACTATATTACAAGATATATtggcagaaaatgacacatAACCCACTCCGATTCTGATCTCATCTACTTCCTTCTCCCCCAACcccttcctgctctctctcttcctatgtccccccccccccgcctctctccatctgtttcaGGTACTACGTGTCTGGTGGCCCTGCTGTCTGATAAGGAGTTGACTGTGGCCAACGTCGGAGACTCTCGTGGAGTTCTTTGCGATAAAGATGGCAACGCAATTCCTCTGTCGCATGACCACAAACCTTACCAGCTCAAAGAACGCAAGAGGATCAAGAAGGCTGGTGAGAGAACAGCTGCAGTCCAGACCAGCAGAGTTTTATTAATCGATTTTAAGCAGCAGAGCAAGGCTTTAGTTCAAACTTGAGGCAACATCAAAACTCAGATTGTTGTCATGAAAGCATAAAAGAAAGTCTTCTTATGATCAAAGCTGAGCACCATTATCCTTTTTCCCCCCACATTTTACGTCTCTGTGCTCAGGCTGACATCAAACCCTCGTGACTGATAACACAATCTGCTTCTAAAGCAGCATGTTATCAAATGCAGCCAGACAGTGCGCAGTATTTAAGGTGTATTTGAAGGCATAATTCTCCCATCTACCCTATCTGCATACTCTCTGTGCTGAAGAGAGTTTGATGGCAGGTTGCCAGATTAGTCACTCACAGTGTGGTCAGTGTCGGGGAAGCCCACCATCTCCATCTAATGGTCTCATCCGGTACTAAAGGAAAACACATTGTGTTGCTGTTATTCATGTAACATGCTTACGATTATGATACTACAGATGATTTCCTACtttttttacttcagtaagGGGGGGCAactaatgttttaataatagatTTTCATAAACAGGAACCACTAGTATACGAATAAAAACTGCTTTTACAGAAGTCCTCATCTTGTTACGGTGGAGTTTGTCTCCGACAAACATACTCAGGAACAATTAATGATAGAAACTCTGTTCCTACACCACCGGCTCCACAGGTAGAGCTGGTGATCTGATTAGATGTTAGAGCACTTtggtacatacatttacatattaatgAGGGAAACCAGATTCTCTTGAATCTGTTTGAACTCCTAAATGCTCGTTTAAGTGCCGTCTCTGCACTgataaaaggaaaagaaacacaatgacaaagaaacaaagacacagactgcaacacaaacacttgaGGCAAGTTTACCATCAATAATGCATGCGGTGTATCTTAAGAGCCACAGAATACAGCAGAATATGTTTTTTAGGAAATGTTTAACTTGTAATATTGAATATGACATATCAGACTATTCACTTTATATTTCCTTTACTCATTATGATAACATGaatacaatttatattattttatctttcttAATTTGACAACAATTGTAGTTTTCTGtataatttgtgttttcttgtcaTGAAGATTATTTCCCGTTCTTTTCTGACACTTCTGGAAGGTCCCatatggatttttctttttgtcaataGAAACCGGTCAGTTAATGCACATTAAgtcatttatatttactttattctaTTGTATTCTGTGGATCTTAAAATACATTGTCGGTACCATATAATGGATTTTTCAAAAATCTATTATTAATGGTGCatgacttttgtttgtatttagttAGTCTGACTGAAACGTTGCATTTTCAATAAACGTAGTGCTGACTGTACGGGAATGAAAACTAACTgaataattcaattaaattatttgaaataaatacaagCCAGTTGTTATGTGAATACAAATAATCACAGTCTAATGTGAGGGCAGTAATGTTTGCtaattaatgcatttattatcTTAGCGGCTGCCCTCAGCAGCTAACTGCTTAGGTTTATACCTCAATGACGAATGTCCCTCTTGCTTCTAATTGCAATGTGTACATAACATTACCCAATTATATTAAAGCAGTTTACTAGAAGAGGCAGTAGCTGCTGGACACAGAGGTCATGTCCTCTTCTTTTCTGGGAACTTGGGGATTTGAGCAAACTTataatagaaatagaaagttaCACATgatggtgttttatttttatagcctGAACTCATAACCTCAGTATTTTAAAAATCCTGGCTATGGCCTTAATAACTAGGAACTAGGGAGGCATCCTAACCTAGTATGGAAGTCATCATCTGATCATTTCCAGTACAATTCCCTGCTTGGTAATCTTGAAGCCATAgaggacacacagctgtactTGCAGGATGTGACATGAATTGAAATCTatccaacaaaaacaattacGTTCCATGAGCATGAACGGTGAGTGAAAACATGTCAACGCCACTGATCCATATTATTATTTGCGCTTTGATTGGAACACAGTGGTCTCACAGTTGATAGACATTAACAGACATGCTGCCAGTTGGTCCAAaggaacaaaaataatatttagttttacgGTTTAACGGCGGTAACAtgttaaacatctgtttctctACTTTTCCTCTCACCTTTGTATTCCTCTATCCTGCTTACTTCCTCACATTCTCTCCAACACCTTCCCCTCCACCTTGGTTTTCACTTCCCACTcttgttttgccatttttcaACCATttcccttctgtccttctcttcAGGTGGGTTCATTAGCTTCAACGGCTCGTGGCGTGTCCAGGGCATCTTGGCCATGTCCCGTTCTCTGGGCGATTACCCCCTGAAGAACCTCAACGTGGTCATTGCTGATCCTGACATCATGTCGTTTGACCTGAACAAGCTGCAGCCGGAGTTCATGATCCTGGCTTCGGACGGCCTGTGGGACACCTTCAGCAACGAGGAGGCGGTTCGCTTCATCCGGGAACGACTGGCCGAGCCTCATTTTGGCGCCAAGAGCATTGTCCTCCAGTCCTACTATCGTGGTTGCCCTGACAACATCACCGTCATGGTGGTCAAGTTTAAAGGCAAGGCCAGCGAGCAGTAGACCAGCCGTCGTCGACGCACAGTATCTATATTGTGTTTGAATATAAGTAAGAATAAAATAGGCTTAACATGAAagatttaaaaactgaaaaataactttttgagCGGGAACTATTTCTATCACAGATATTTACAGAAGTTAGCCCTTCAATGCATCAAACCACACCCCGCTCCCCCACCTTCACTTTCACTGTGAAAAGGGTGTCACTTGTAAGAAAACGTCTTTCATTTAGGCTTAGCCATATCGTGCAGACACCGTAATGCAAGCTGGGTCACTGTTATGCAAATAAACAGATttagctgcgtgtgtgtgtgtgtgtgtgtgtgtgcgtgtgtgtgtgtgtgtgtgtgtgtgtgtgtgtgtgtgtgtgtgtgtgtgtgtgtgtgtgtgtgtgtgtggggttgggAAGAGAAGCATAGACAGATGTCACGTTAACAACCACTTTATTGTCTAGCCAATAATGAGACATTTATACAAGTATACAAGCTAGCATGGAGTTTCACTTCCACATTATTTCTGAGGTGATGCCTTCCACCCAATGTCTATGTGACcactaatgtttatatttttagtaTTCTAACTCTCTTTCCACatcatttaattcattaattgagTGACTGCActgaaaacgttttttttttcctggatCAAATACATGTCACTGGTGCAAATCTGAATGTATTCCCTTTATACATGAACAACACAAATGATAATAGGCTTGTTCAAATATCACCATTCATATTGTACAGCAATAGAACCAATGGTTGTATCACACTCTCTCTTGATGtaagaataaatgtgttttatctcAAATTTTATAAGTTTAGATGTTGAATGTTCACTTAAAGGATTGCTGTTCTGCGCTGATAAAGTctcatttctgtctttattgatgatacattttaagattatttttaaaagatgagACTCCCTCTCTTATCAGAATCTGTAACTACTGATAATGTAATAACTGTTGGATAATGCAGTAGGTCGTCAAAGCAATACCTTGTGGTGATAATGTCGTAACATCTCATCGTGACTCTATAACTGCTAATTATTAATTCACAAGGTTTGTCACATGTCATCTGATACAATAACTTTGACTGCTCATTTAAACTTGTAAAAAAGAAGGTAATAGTTGAGTTATCACATAAAATAATTGGAATAATAATTGGCAGTTATAATTGTAATATTATTTAGGAATTCAGATTAACCATGAAAGATTTTCAACCCATTTAATAGGGTTctattttatatattgacaTGCTATTCCTTTATCTGACTTTTCTCACATTATTACTGACCACAATCTACATGAGACATACATGTACTGAAATTGACAATTTATCGTTGCGTCAATTGTTAATGCCATGTCATCCACATCCTGATATCGATCACATATGA
This genomic interval from Cottoperca gobio chromosome 13, fCotGob3.1, whole genome shotgun sequence contains the following:
- the ppm1lb gene encoding protein phosphatase, Mg2+/Mn2+ dependent, 1Lb — protein: MKFGTTCLVALLSDKELTVANVGDSRGVLCDKDGNAIPLSHDHKPYQLKERKRIKKAGGFISFNGSWRVQGILAMSRSLGDYPLKNLNVVIADPDIMSFDLNKLQPEFMILASDGLWDTFSNEEAVRFIRERLAEPHFGAKSIVLQSYYRGCPDNITVMVVKFKGKASEQ